From one Halosimplex rubrum genomic stretch:
- a CDS encoding BGTF surface domain-containing protein, whose product MTRLDGRLSARVRRSARPALVALLVATLVTGPLAGVVAAGGADGPDPSFEESLTTVRQGETAEIAISTTGSAGDGVQFVIGDAEAEDQNFEARGTVTDADGDGTVLVRFDTAAVDEGGPESYLTVAGDDAIENRTERAGTDDPLAPTAYDLTLGDPADPTAIGTLALMRADERSNGGDGDGSDGTATPRPLHDGTTIDTNGDGRVVVDAAAQQSITGETTLDPGTALSIRVTSRSSKSPFLMQVETAVDDDGAFSAPADFSSVPVGTAFEVTVRGDDETLAEAYGRVADCEGECPTATAGSGSDGEESTATPLDAGEINVRSVVQVAQDDVARVPVTFGDADALTVTLGDEAAVNYETSAVIRDTNGDGRAVVVVRTGAADDADRPVLAVAEAGETRPANVTSETTLDGSLDPFEYDISVSAGATPAGGEPDAIGTLVVAADDGSAGGDGATATADDPPANPAGPNGATVAADGGSGSALTGLAALAVGGLIAFGGVAVFLGFVRN is encoded by the coding sequence ATGACCCGCCTCGACGGCCGACTCTCCGCGCGAGTGCGCCGCAGTGCGCGGCCCGCTCTCGTCGCGCTCCTCGTCGCGACGCTGGTCACGGGTCCGCTGGCCGGCGTCGTCGCTGCCGGTGGGGCGGACGGCCCCGACCCCTCCTTCGAGGAGTCGCTCACCACGGTCCGCCAGGGCGAGACGGCCGAGATCGCCATCAGCACGACCGGTTCCGCCGGCGACGGCGTCCAGTTCGTGATCGGCGACGCCGAGGCCGAGGACCAGAACTTCGAGGCGCGCGGGACGGTCACCGACGCCGACGGCGACGGAACCGTTCTCGTCCGCTTCGACACCGCCGCCGTCGACGAGGGCGGCCCCGAGTCGTACCTCACCGTCGCCGGCGACGACGCGATCGAGAATCGGACCGAACGCGCGGGCACCGACGACCCGCTCGCGCCGACGGCCTACGACCTCACGCTGGGCGACCCCGCGGATCCGACCGCGATCGGGACGCTGGCGCTGATGCGTGCCGACGAGCGCTCGAACGGGGGCGACGGCGACGGGAGCGACGGGACGGCGACGCCGCGCCCGCTGCACGACGGGACGACTATCGACACGAACGGCGACGGTCGGGTCGTCGTCGACGCGGCCGCCCAGCAGTCGATCACCGGCGAGACGACGCTCGACCCCGGGACGGCGCTGTCGATCCGGGTGACCTCCCGGTCGTCGAAGTCGCCGTTCCTCATGCAGGTCGAGACGGCCGTCGACGACGACGGCGCGTTCTCCGCGCCGGCCGACTTCAGCAGCGTGCCGGTCGGCACCGCCTTCGAGGTGACCGTCCGGGGCGACGACGAGACGCTCGCCGAGGCCTACGGTCGGGTCGCCGACTGCGAGGGCGAGTGTCCGACCGCGACGGCCGGGTCCGGTTCGGACGGCGAGGAGTCGACCGCGACGCCGCTCGACGCCGGTGAGATCAACGTTCGGAGCGTCGTCCAGGTCGCCCAGGACGACGTGGCGCGGGTCCCCGTCACCTTCGGCGACGCCGACGCGCTGACGGTCACGCTCGGCGACGAGGCGGCCGTCAACTACGAGACGAGCGCCGTGATCCGCGACACGAACGGCGACGGCCGCGCGGTCGTCGTCGTCAGGACGGGTGCGGCCGACGACGCCGACCGGCCCGTCCTCGCCGTCGCCGAGGCGGGCGAGACGCGGCCGGCGAACGTCACGAGCGAGACGACGCTCGACGGGTCGCTCGACCCCTTCGAGTACGACATCTCGGTGTCTGCGGGGGCGACCCCCGCGGGCGGTGAACCCGACGCGATCGGGACGCTCGTCGTCGCCGCCGACGACGGGAGCGCGGGCGGCGACGGCGCGACGGCCACCGCCGACGACCCGCCCGCCAACCCCGCCGGCCCCAACGGCGCGACGGTCGCCGCCGATGGCGGGTCCGGATCCGCGCTCACCGGCCTCGCCGCGCTCGCGGTCGGCGGCCTGATCGCCTTCGGCGGCGTCGCCGTGTTCCTCGGCTTCGTCCGGAACTGA
- a CDS encoding glutathione S-transferase N-terminal domain-containing protein, whose amino-acid sequence MANLELYELEGCPYCAKVTSKLDELDLDYESHMVPRSHSERIEVEDVSGQTGVPVLVDPENDVEGMPESDDIVEYLEEEYGS is encoded by the coding sequence ATGGCAAACCTCGAACTGTACGAACTCGAAGGCTGTCCCTACTGCGCGAAGGTCACGAGCAAGCTCGACGAACTCGATCTGGACTACGAGTCGCACATGGTCCCCCGGTCCCATTCCGAGCGGATCGAGGTCGAAGACGTGAGCGGCCAGACGGGCGTCCCCGTCCTCGTCGACCCCGAAAACGACGTCGAGGGCATGCCCGAGAGCGACGACATCGTCGAGTATCTCGAAGAAGAGTACGGCAGTTAG
- a CDS encoding UDP-N-acetyl glucosamine 2-epimerase yields the protein MDADPTIYDDRLAAEMDRGEFVLAVVTATKPDFYKQAPVVAAARERGLPCFVVHTGQHYDDLLGHGLEEYDLEPAIAADLGIRGDLSEKTAQTMLAVRQLAERLDEWPDTTVLPLVHGDTHAAAIFPQAWLFATNQQVAHNEAGLRAMAPDYGAVPDAHEGNYPDPAALVDAQWDGEWSVDRTEPFPEQYDTFVGSAAARYQFAPVELNRDHLESEGYPQEVNGDERVPVVGNSVVDAIEMKADHDGESVFDVYPVLEERDDWIRVDIHRRANLLPGRFTALVEGVVALVEDGYNVNFVELNATRHALERHGYRDRLQRLADERDNFLFTGLWKKHAHVYEFLRSGQCLAELTDSGSMQEELNYIDEACCLTVRFNTDRPETVFDAETNLLVPPVSGEFVHETVTHALETDAVRERLQSGPDLYGESVGERIVDFLAERRDADVFEWSHERNGFDDLAGQSVDYL from the coding sequence ATGGATGCCGACCCGACGATCTACGACGACCGCCTCGCCGCCGAGATGGATCGGGGCGAGTTCGTCCTCGCGGTCGTCACCGCGACCAAACCCGACTTCTACAAGCAGGCGCCGGTCGTCGCCGCCGCCCGCGAGCGCGGGCTGCCCTGTTTCGTGGTCCACACCGGCCAGCACTACGACGACCTGCTCGGCCACGGTCTCGAGGAGTACGACCTCGAACCGGCCATCGCCGCCGACCTGGGCATCCGCGGCGACCTGAGCGAGAAGACCGCCCAGACCATGCTCGCCGTTCGCCAGCTGGCCGAGCGCCTCGACGAGTGGCCCGATACCACCGTCCTCCCGCTGGTCCACGGCGACACCCACGCCGCCGCTATCTTCCCCCAGGCCTGGCTGTTCGCCACCAACCAGCAAGTGGCTCACAACGAGGCCGGCCTGCGCGCGATGGCTCCAGACTACGGCGCCGTTCCCGATGCTCACGAGGGCAACTACCCCGACCCGGCCGCCCTCGTCGACGCCCAGTGGGACGGCGAGTGGTCGGTCGACCGCACCGAGCCGTTCCCCGAGCAGTACGACACCTTCGTCGGCTCGGCGGCCGCCCGCTACCAGTTCGCGCCGGTCGAACTCAACCGCGACCACCTCGAATCCGAGGGCTACCCGCAGGAAGTCAACGGCGACGAGCGCGTCCCCGTTGTTGGCAACTCCGTGGTCGACGCCATCGAGATGAAGGCCGACCACGACGGCGAGAGCGTCTTCGACGTCTACCCCGTCCTCGAAGAACGGGACGACTGGATCCGCGTCGACATCCACCGCCGCGCGAACCTCCTGCCCGGACGGTTCACGGCGCTCGTCGAGGGCGTGGTCGCCCTCGTCGAGGACGGCTACAACGTCAACTTCGTCGAGTTGAACGCCACGCGCCACGCGCTGGAACGCCACGGCTACCGCGACCGGCTCCAGCGGCTGGCCGACGAGCGCGACAACTTCCTGTTCACCGGTCTCTGGAAGAAACACGCCCACGTCTACGAGTTCCTCCGCTCCGGGCAGTGTCTCGCCGAACTGACCGATTCGGGCAGCATGCAGGAGGAACTGAACTACATCGACGAGGCCTGTTGTCTCACCGTCCGGTTCAACACCGACCGGCCCGAGACCGTCTTCGACGCCGAGACGAACCTGCTCGTCCCGCCGGTCTCCGGCGAGTTCGTCCACGAGACGGTGACTCACGCCCTGGAGACCGACGCCGTGCGCGAGCGCCTGCAGTCCGGTCCCGACCTCTACGGCGAGTCGGTCGGCGAGCGCATCGTCGACTTCCTCGCCGAGCGCCGCGACGCCGACGTCTTCGAGTGGTCACACGAACGCAACGGCTTCGACGACCTCGCCGGGCAGTCGGTCGACTATCTGTAG
- the nirK gene encoding copper-containing nitrite reductase produces MTRKSTRRTFLKTGAAAGAAAVAGCAGEIPDDRVTVTEVDSAPRSLDAPKEPTVDRVAADPTAIPDPVDRSEPATVEAELTTREVTAEIEPGVTFEYMTFDGQIPGPMIRARVGDTVDLTVRSAEDNRMPHNVDLHAVRGPGGGAEATNVAPGETERVRFKVTYPGAFIYHCAVANMDYHISSGMFGIVLVEPEEGLPEVDREFYLGQHEVYTDGETGQEGHHTFDMGAMAREEPTYVLINGEKYAVTPDNYGAMAAETGETARVYYCVGGPNLASSFHPIGSVWDEVYPQGGLGGRPQRNIQTTPVQPGSTAIATMQFPVPGPIKLVDHALSRVARKGAMAVVGVEGEENPEIFDPDPDA; encoded by the coding sequence ATGACCCGAAAATCCACCCGTCGAACGTTCCTGAAGACCGGCGCCGCGGCGGGCGCTGCGGCCGTCGCCGGCTGTGCCGGCGAGATCCCCGACGACAGGGTCACCGTCACCGAGGTCGACAGCGCCCCGCGGTCGCTCGACGCCCCGAAGGAGCCGACGGTCGACCGGGTCGCCGCCGACCCGACGGCGATCCCCGACCCCGTCGACCGGTCGGAACCGGCCACGGTCGAGGCCGAACTCACCACGCGGGAGGTGACCGCCGAGATCGAACCGGGCGTCACCTTCGAGTACATGACCTTCGACGGGCAGATCCCGGGGCCGATGATCCGCGCCCGCGTCGGCGACACCGTCGATCTCACCGTCCGCAGCGCCGAGGACAACCGCATGCCCCACAACGTCGACCTGCACGCGGTGCGGGGCCCGGGCGGCGGCGCCGAGGCGACCAACGTCGCTCCCGGCGAGACCGAGCGGGTCCGCTTCAAGGTCACCTACCCCGGCGCCTTCATCTATCACTGCGCCGTCGCCAACATGGACTACCACATCTCCTCGGGGATGTTCGGCATCGTCCTCGTCGAACCCGAGGAGGGCCTCCCCGAGGTGGACCGCGAGTTCTACCTCGGCCAGCACGAGGTGTACACCGACGGCGAGACCGGCCAGGAGGGCCACCACACCTTCGACATGGGCGCGATGGCCCGCGAGGAGCCCACCTACGTGCTGATCAACGGCGAGAAGTACGCCGTCACGCCGGACAACTACGGCGCGATGGCCGCCGAGACGGGCGAGACCGCTCGGGTGTACTACTGCGTCGGCGGTCCGAACCTCGCCAGCTCCTTCCACCCTATCGGGAGCGTCTGGGACGAGGTGTACCCCCAAGGTGGCCTGGGCGGCCGACCACAGCGGAACATCCAGACCACGCCGGTCCAGCCCGGCAGCACCGCCATCGCCACGATGCAGTTCCCCGTTCCCGGCCCGATCAAGCTGGTCGACCACGCCCTCTCGCGGGTCGCCCGCAAGGGCGCGATGGCCGTCGTCGGCGTCGAGGGCGAGGAGAACCCCGAGATATTCGACCCGGACCCCGACGCCTGA
- a CDS encoding halocyanin domain-containing protein, with protein MSTDDGIDEGRRSAMKTLAIGATVGGLAAAGARPAAAQSTDLTDWFSNVGNADGVVDETGSDEVTVEVGVQANNGAFGFGPAAVRVDPGTTVVWEWTGEGTPHNVVAEDGSYESDMISEAGATFTHTFESAGVSKYYCGPHRTMGMKGAVVVGDADVTVSAGSSTATPAGGSATGNETSGSGSGGDFVEPDYEGWFDGVGNYDGTVDMTGQDEVTIEVGTEGNGGPFAFGPAAVRVDPGTTVVWEWTGRGGSHNVVGESHDFESPMQGSEGDSYALELDGEGVVTYACTPHEAAGMKGAVVVGNPAAASGGDAGIDLFETSLWGLAGAIVAAPFVASQIVASRRASDDDERRRGPHQPAD; from the coding sequence ATGAGCACGGACGACGGTATCGACGAGGGGCGGCGGAGCGCTATGAAGACCCTCGCTATCGGGGCGACGGTCGGCGGGCTGGCCGCGGCGGGCGCGCGGCCGGCGGCCGCCCAGTCGACGGACCTGACCGACTGGTTCTCGAACGTGGGCAACGCCGACGGCGTCGTCGACGAGACCGGGAGCGACGAGGTGACCGTCGAGGTCGGCGTCCAGGCCAACAACGGCGCGTTCGGGTTCGGGCCCGCCGCCGTCCGGGTCGACCCCGGGACGACGGTCGTCTGGGAGTGGACCGGCGAGGGCACGCCCCACAACGTCGTCGCCGAGGACGGCAGCTACGAGAGCGACATGATCAGCGAGGCCGGCGCCACGTTCACCCACACCTTCGAGTCGGCGGGCGTCTCGAAGTACTACTGTGGTCCCCACCGGACGATGGGGATGAAAGGCGCCGTCGTCGTCGGCGACGCCGACGTGACGGTCTCCGCCGGGAGTTCGACGGCGACGCCGGCCGGCGGGAGCGCCACCGGGAACGAGACCAGCGGGAGCGGTTCCGGCGGCGACTTCGTCGAACCCGACTACGAGGGCTGGTTCGACGGCGTCGGCAACTACGACGGCACCGTCGACATGACCGGCCAGGACGAGGTCACCATCGAAGTAGGCACCGAGGGCAACGGCGGCCCGTTCGCGTTCGGGCCCGCGGCGGTGCGGGTCGACCCCGGGACGACGGTCGTCTGGGAGTGGACCGGACGGGGCGGCTCACACAACGTCGTCGGCGAGAGCCACGACTTCGAGAGCCCGATGCAGGGGTCGGAGGGCGACAGCTACGCCCTCGAACTCGACGGCGAGGGCGTCGTCACGTACGCCTGCACGCCCCACGAGGCCGCCGGGATGAAAGGCGCCGTCGTCGTCGGCAACCCCGCCGCGGCGAGCGGCGGCGACGCGGGGATCGACCTCTTCGAGACCTCGCTGTGGGGCCTGGCCGGCGCCATCGTCGCCGCGCCGTTCGTCGCCAGCCAGATCGTCGCCAGTCGACGGGCGAGCGACGACGACGAGCGTCGCCGCGGGCCGCACCAGCCCGCGGACTGA
- a CDS encoding transcriptional regulator — protein MSRSALVGNVTAMLEDAGFVVSERCAIRPKSFDVAARRGEEVLLVKILGNIDAFDGHTGAEMRRLGTYLGATPMVIGLRTRDEELKPGVTYFRHGVPVLSPDTAMDLFVEEVPPLIYAAPGGLYVNIESEVLADAREDRDWSLGRLANELGVSRRTVSKYEDGMDASVEVASQLQELFDAPLTSPVEVLDGADEVREDEETPEDPEVDPEDEPIVAVLTRVGFDVHPTDRAPFKTVSENERREEEMLTGHSELTKTAEKRARIMSSVGRVTRTRSVYVVERATRKSVEGTAIVEESEMEDIREADELRDIIRERADIEGSSA, from the coding sequence ATGTCACGGTCGGCACTGGTCGGCAACGTCACCGCGATGTTGGAGGACGCGGGCTTCGTGGTGAGCGAACGCTGTGCCATCCGGCCCAAGAGCTTCGACGTCGCGGCCCGCCGCGGGGAGGAGGTCCTCCTCGTGAAGATCCTCGGCAACATCGACGCCTTCGACGGTCACACCGGCGCCGAGATGCGCCGGCTGGGAACCTACCTCGGCGCCACGCCGATGGTCATCGGCCTGCGAACCAGAGACGAGGAACTCAAACCGGGCGTCACCTACTTCCGCCACGGCGTCCCGGTGCTCTCGCCCGACACCGCCATGGATCTGTTCGTCGAGGAGGTCCCGCCGCTCATCTACGCGGCGCCGGGCGGCCTCTACGTCAACATCGAGAGCGAAGTGCTCGCCGACGCCCGCGAGGACCGGGACTGGTCGCTCGGCCGGCTCGCCAACGAACTCGGCGTCTCCAGACGGACGGTCTCGAAGTACGAGGACGGCATGGACGCCTCCGTCGAGGTCGCCAGCCAGCTGCAGGAACTCTTCGACGCACCGCTCACCTCTCCCGTCGAGGTCCTCGACGGCGCCGACGAAGTACGGGAAGACGAGGAGACGCCCGAGGACCCCGAGGTCGACCCCGAAGACGAACCCATCGTCGCCGTCCTCACACGGGTCGGCTTCGACGTCCACCCCACCGACAGGGCCCCGTTCAAGACGGTCAGCGAGAACGAGCGCCGCGAGGAGGAGATGCTGACCGGCCACTCCGAACTCACCAAGACCGCGGAGAAGCGCGCCCGTATCATGTCCTCTGTTGGCAGGGTCACCCGGACGCGGTCGGTGTACGTCGTCGAGCGCGCGACCAGGAAGTCAGTCGAGGGCACCGCAATCGTCGAGGAAAGCGAGATGGAGGACATCCGGGAGGCCGACGAACTCCGGGACATCATCCGCGAACGGGCCGACATCGAAGGCAGTTCGGCGTAG
- a CDS encoding tRNA(Ile)(2)-agmatinylcytidine synthase → MTVIGLDDTDSRERGMCTTFVAATLAERVEAAGASVDRRVLARLNPGVEHKTRGNAALAVHTDLDPKRARELAVEHLDLAETADPRTNPGVVVAPGEPSAVPDAVAAFARDAVRDYHDIDDAVALADRAGYEHAHAGNGRGRIGALAAVGAWRAFDDWTCECISYRERDRWGTDREVDRESVFAAADAASPDAWDTVDRGEGYPVCVPRTPCPILHGIRGDDSSTVRGVAEAIDGEPVASRALFVTNQGTDAHLRRVDGFADASEGRAYRVDGKVVAEPETREGGHVFAALRSADGETAEVAAFEPTKRFRDRVRALRVGDRLTVCGEVSDGTLKLEKFAVRELVRTEPANPECPDCGRSMGSAGAGQGYRCRDCGTSADGKVAVPVERDIERGWYEVPPCARRHVAKPLVRGGFDAPVHPER, encoded by the coding sequence GTGACCGTCATCGGGCTCGACGACACGGATTCCCGCGAGCGCGGGATGTGTACCACCTTCGTCGCCGCAACCCTCGCCGAGCGCGTCGAGGCGGCGGGGGCGAGCGTCGACCGGCGCGTCCTCGCGCGACTCAACCCCGGCGTCGAGCACAAGACTCGCGGCAACGCCGCGCTCGCCGTCCACACCGACCTCGACCCCAAGCGCGCGCGCGAACTCGCCGTCGAACACCTCGACCTGGCGGAGACGGCGGACCCGCGGACCAACCCCGGCGTCGTCGTCGCGCCGGGGGAGCCGAGCGCGGTCCCCGACGCGGTGGCCGCGTTCGCCCGCGACGCCGTCCGCGACTACCACGACATCGACGACGCCGTGGCGCTGGCCGACCGGGCGGGCTACGAGCACGCCCACGCCGGCAACGGTCGCGGCCGCATCGGCGCGCTGGCCGCCGTCGGGGCCTGGCGCGCGTTCGACGACTGGACCTGCGAGTGCATCTCCTACCGCGAACGCGACCGCTGGGGGACCGACCGGGAGGTCGACCGCGAGAGCGTCTTCGCCGCCGCCGACGCGGCCTCCCCCGACGCCTGGGACACCGTGGACCGGGGCGAGGGCTACCCCGTCTGCGTCCCGCGGACGCCGTGTCCGATCCTCCACGGTATCCGCGGCGACGACTCCAGTACTGTGCGCGGCGTCGCCGAAGCGATCGACGGCGAACCGGTCGCGAGCCGCGCGCTGTTCGTCACCAACCAGGGCACGGACGCCCACCTCCGCCGCGTCGACGGGTTCGCGGACGCCTCGGAGGGGCGAGCCTACCGGGTCGACGGGAAGGTCGTCGCCGAGCCCGAGACGCGCGAGGGCGGCCACGTGTTCGCCGCCCTGCGGAGCGCCGACGGCGAAACCGCCGAGGTCGCCGCGTTCGAACCCACCAAGCGGTTCCGCGACCGCGTGCGGGCGCTCCGCGTCGGCGACCGGCTGACCGTCTGCGGCGAGGTGAGCGACGGGACGCTGAAACTGGAGAAGTTCGCCGTCCGGGAGCTGGTGCGAACCGAACCGGCCAATCCGGAGTGTCCCGACTGTGGCCGCTCGATGGGCTCGGCGGGCGCCGGTCAGGGCTACCGCTGTCGGGACTGCGGGACGAGCGCCGACGGGAAGGTCGCGGTCCCCGTCGAGCGCGACATCGAGCGCGGCTGGTACGAGGTGCCGCCCTGCGCCCGGCGACACGTCGCGAAACCGCTCGTCCGCGGCGGCTTCGACGCGCCCGTCCACCCCGAGCGGTAG
- a CDS encoding SRPBCC family protein has translation MQTVTVSRRVDAPPEQVRAAMDDLEVFMLAAGFTEVTVDGDDMHLENQVGLATVTLDLRLVDTGADLAYEQADGFFETMDTAYRVEPVDGGSEITATTDFELDVALVGQILDATVIKRQRRHELESQFDWLESEFAG, from the coding sequence ATGCAGACGGTCACGGTCTCGCGACGGGTCGACGCCCCGCCCGAACAGGTGCGCGCCGCGATGGACGATCTGGAGGTGTTCATGCTCGCCGCGGGGTTCACCGAGGTGACCGTCGACGGCGACGACATGCACCTGGAGAACCAGGTCGGGCTCGCGACCGTGACGCTCGACCTGCGACTCGTCGACACGGGGGCCGACCTGGCCTACGAGCAGGCCGACGGCTTCTTCGAGACCATGGACACCGCCTACCGCGTCGAGCCCGTCGACGGCGGCTCGGAGATAACGGCGACCACCGACTTCGAACTCGACGTAGCGCTCGTCGGGCAGATCCTCGACGCCACCGTGATCAAGCGACAGCGCCGCCACGAACTCGAATCGCAGTTCGACTGGCTGGAGTCGGAGTTCGCGGGGTAG
- a CDS encoding DUF2249 domain-containing protein gives MASDVPREATRTLDAREIDGEPFGDIVAALEDLPAEGTLELVNSFEPEPLYGVLDDRGFAHETERVADDEVRVYISRAD, from the coding sequence ATGGCCAGCGACGTACCGAGGGAGGCGACGCGAACGCTCGACGCCCGGGAGATCGACGGCGAACCGTTCGGCGACATCGTGGCCGCGCTGGAGGACCTCCCCGCGGAGGGCACGCTCGAACTCGTCAACAGCTTCGAGCCGGAGCCGCTGTACGGCGTGCTCGACGACCGCGGGTTCGCCCACGAGACCGAGCGCGTCGCCGACGACGAGGTCCGCGTCTACATCAGCCGCGCCGATTGA